One genomic region from Xenopus laevis strain J_2021 chromosome 2L, Xenopus_laevis_v10.1, whole genome shotgun sequence encodes:
- the LOC121399736 gene encoding ATP synthase subunit beta, mitochondrial-like: MIGAVGRCSAGALRALKPACSPLQLGQNLLRCSPAALHSRRDYAAQTSPAAKPGTAVGRIVAVIGAVVDVQFDEDLPPILNALEVQGRDTRLVLEVAQHWVAAIHAEPPIWREMRFEHRKSCVT, translated from the exons ATGATAGGGGCTGTCGGACGTTGTTCTGCTGGTGCCCTGCGGGCTCTGAAGCCAGCATGTAGCCCACTCCAGCTCGGGCAGAATCTTCTCAGATGTTCCCCTGCAGCACTGCACTCCC GGAGAGACTATGCAGCTCAGACATCCCCAGCAGCCAAGCCTGGAACAGCAGTTGGTCGTATTGTTGCGGTTATCGGTGCCGTCGTGGACGTCCAGTTTGATGAAGATCTCCCACCGATCCTGAATGCCCTGGAGGTACAAGGCCGAGACACCAGGCTGGTGCTGGAAGTTGCACAGCATTGG GTTGCAGCCATCCATGCAGAACCCCCAATTTGGCGAGAAATGCGATTTGAGCACAGGAAATCTTGCGTTACATGA